A single Vigna radiata var. radiata cultivar VC1973A chromosome 8, Vradiata_ver6, whole genome shotgun sequence DNA region contains:
- the LOC106770297 gene encoding uncharacterized protein LOC106770297, whose translation MIVTPLVPPQIPDYAKRIKYYLGEVIDLDDEEDQERFVKPIKKDHPKKLKDSGSLTLPCVINDVDIGRVMIDSGSSVNLMPFSDLKKIGGLILKPVNTTLTVADGYIKRPVGMVEDANVRIEELEFLIDFLVVDMIIEEKKVDK comes from the exons ATGATTGTTACTCCTTTAGTACCTCCACAAATTCCTGATTATGCTAAGAGGATCAAgtactatcttggagaggtaattgatcttgatgatgaagaagatcagGAAAGGTTTGTTAAGCCTATAAAGAAGGACcatccaaaaaaattaaaggattcAGGGAGTTTGACTCTTCCTTGTGTTattaatgatgtggatatagggaGAGTCATGATCGATTCAGGATCAAGTGTTAACTTGATGCCCTTTAGTGATTTGAAGAAGATAGGAGGGCTAATATTAAAACCAGTTAATACTACCCTGACAGTTGCGGATGGGTATATTAAGAGGCCAgttggtatggtggaagatgcaaaTGTTCGAATTGAGGAGTTGGAGTTCTTGATTGACTTTCTAGTCGTGGACATg ataaTTGAGGAGAAGAAGGTAGACAAATGA